A segment of the Flavobacterium azooxidireducens genome:
TTCTAATTCTGTCATTACGCTTCCGGTATTAGAGCCCAAAAAGGTTTCTTTGAGGCCGGTTGCTCCTTTTGTACCCATGACCACATAGTCGATATTCTCGTCTTTGGTAACTTTTTTGATGGTCCAGATTAAATCGCCGTGTTTGAGAATGTTACTGATTTTGACATGGCTTAAATTATATTTTTCTGCTATATCACGAAGTAGTGGGATTTGATCTTTGAAGTTTTCAAAGTTTTCTAATTCGATACTATCATATACGTCTTTGAGTGTGTTAGGCATGCCTCCCATGTGTAACTGCGGGAGTTCATAAGCATGAAGGGTTATTAACTCTGCCTTCATTGCATCGGCTAATTTTAATGCGTAAACAAAAGCATTGTTGGATGCCTCTGAAAAATCGGTTGGGAATAGTATACGTTTCATGATATTTAGTTTTATTCGGTTTTCTGCTATTGGTTGTCTGTTGTTGGTTTTCGGCTGACCATCATACATCACCCATCATCTCACAAGTAAAGTTAATCAATATGAATGAAATTTGAAATGATAATTGTCAGTTATAACATTTTATTAAGATTGAGGTTTCGCGTTTCGTTTAAATTTTGCTTTTGAGTAAAATTTAAAACTCAAATTCTTTACCATCCTCCGCTAAAAGAATATTTGGAAAAATAGTTTCTGCTTCTGTTTTAAATAGTTCAATCGATTCGTAGCGAGTGGAATAATGACCGAGCACAAGATGTTTGACATTGGCTTTCAAAGCGATTTCGGCAGCTTGTTTG
Coding sequences within it:
- a CDS encoding universal stress protein, with the translated sequence MKRILFPTDFSEASNNAFVYALKLADAMKAELITLHAYELPQLHMGGMPNTLKDVYDSIELENFENFKDQIPLLRDIAEKYNLSHVKISNILKHGDLIWTIKKVTKDENIDYVVMGTKGATGLKETFLGSNTGSVMTELEAYVIGVPQNSEYAGIHNIVFTTRFREKDLIALRKVIELAKLLNAKVHCLYIQTKKTDVNPVVIQDWKFLFKDEKVVFHIFEDENVQQTILNFVDSYNVDMLAMLNYKRGFFEELFKQSLTQKLSYHVQVPLLAIHESRLV